The DNA window ACCTTGCTGTCAGCCACCACCAGGACGCGGGCGGTACGTTCGTCCGCGCTCGCGATGCCGGCTTCGAGGACCTGTCCCTCGGAAACCGACTTGTTGTCGGTGACGATCTTCGTCAGCTTCTCGGTCTGGGCCGAGAACTGCTTCTCGAAGTCCCCCGTCGCGCCCTTCAGGACGGTCTCGCTGTCCCGGTCGTAGCGCCGGTAGTCGAGCGAGGTGAAGTTGAGTGCCGACTGGCGGGCGGCGGCCAGGATGTCCTGGTGCCGCCGCTCCGTCGTGTGGCGCTCGTACACCTGGTGGCCCAGCCACCCGGACGAGACCGTCAGTACGGCGGCCATGGCGGCCAGTACCGCCACGGCTCGCGGGTGCCGCAGCGGCCGTACCGCGCGGGTCAGGAGTACACGGGTCATGCCATGGGTCCCACCAGAAGCCATTGCCAGGAGTCCTTTCCGAAGAGGCTCTGTGCTCCGCCCGTGGAGCCGATCTGTACGGGCGTTCCGTCGGGCCCGGTCGCGGTGCCCGTCCCGGGGTCGTAGGCGGCTACGTGCGACGCCCGGCCGGAAGCCCTGTCCGCACCCGGGGCGTTCTGCGCTCCCCGGACCGAGGTGTCGCCACCGCGCGGTGCGGTGCACCGGGCACCTGTGTTGGCCGGGCGGTCCGTGGTGTCGGAGGGGTCGCGGCGCTGGGTGCCGTAGCCCTGGCGGCAGGGCGGGGGGTCGTCGGCGTTGACGACCATGCCGAAGTGGGTGGTGCCGTCGCCGGGGATGACCGTGTAGCTGCCCGAGACCACCACGGGGAAGGTGACCAACACCTGTTCCACACCCGGCAGGCGGGCGGCGGTGACCTGACCGCCGCTGATCAGGTTGCCCAGAAGCACCGGGAGATGGGTCCGGTTGTCCTTCAGGAGCTCGTCCACTTGGCGGGAGGCCGTGGTGCCGCTGGTCATCAGGGAGCGGATGTCCCCGTCGCTCGACTTCAACTGGCCGGTGAGCAAGGCCAGATCGCGGGAGAAGGATTTGATCGACGAGCCCTGGTCCGCCTGTGTCTTCAGTACCTTCCGGGAGTCCTCGATCAGCGCGATCGTCTGGGGCAGCGAATCGGAGGCCGACTCGATCAGGGCGTTGCCCGAGTCCACCAGCCGGCTCAGATGCGGGCCGGTGCCGGCGAAAGCCTTGCCCAGTTCGTCGACCGTGATCCGCAGGTCCTGCTTGTCCACCGAGGTGACCAGCCGGTCCAGGCTGAGGATCAGCTCGGTGGTGGGTACGGGTATGCGCGTGTTCCGGCGCGGGATGCGGCTGCCGTCCCGCAGGCCGGGCCCGTTACCAGAGCGCGGTTGCAGGTCGACGTACTGCTCGCCGACGGCCGAGCGGTTCGCCACCACGGCCAGGCTGTCCGCCGGTATGCTCGGGGAGTCCTTCAGATCTAGCGCCACCGATACGCCGCCGGCCCCGGTCAGCCGCAGCTCGCCGACGCGGCCCACGGGCACGCCGCGGTAGGTGACCTCGGCGCCGGAGTAAATGCCTCCGGAGTCGGCGAACTCGGCTCGTACGGTGTAGCCCCGGTCCAGAATTCGGTCCACCAGGCCCGTGTACTGGACGCCGACGTACGACACCCCGAGCGCGGTGACGATCGCGAAGGCGAGCAGCTGGAGCCTCACCATGCGGGTGATCACGGCATCATCCCCTTCATCAGCAGCTCCGCGAGGGCCGCGTCGACACCGCGCGGAAAACCGCCGCCGGCATTCACGGCGTACGAAGCGTGGGTGCCGGTGCACAGCGGCAGGCAGCCCAGGTCACCGCCCCCTGGCCCCGGCGGCCGACCCGAAGGGGCCGGAGGCACCGGCGGGGCCGAAGGTGTGTCCGGCAGGTCCGGTGCGTCCGGCAGCCGGGGAGTGTCGGGGAGCCGGGGCACGTCGGGAAGGTCCGGCGTGGGTACCCCGGGCAGCTCGGGCTTCACCGGAGAGCCCGGCTTCTTCGAGTCGTCGGCGAGATTGCCGTACATGCTCGCCAGGTCGAGATCGGCGGTGACCTTGAGGTTGACGTAGTCACCCTGGATCGCGTCCACGACGTTGCGGGGGAAGGGATACGTCGTCAGCAGTTCCAGGGCGTTGGGGAGATCGGCGCCCGCCTTGTTCAGCTGCTGGAGGATCGGCTGGAGCCGGCGGAGGTTGGCGATCGTGTCGTCCCGTGACGCGTTGATCACCTGGGTGCCTGTCCTGCCCAGCTTCGACAGCGAAGTGAGCATCCGGGTGAGTTTGGTCCGCTGGTCGGCCAGGACCTTCAGCGCGGGCGGCATGGTGGTGATGGCCCGGCCGATCGTCTTCTTCTCCTTGGCCAGGGTCTTGGAGAGCTTGTCGATGCCCTCCAGCGCTCTGACGATCTCCTTCTTCTGCTTGTCGAGGCCACCGACGAAGGTGTTCAGCTCCGTGAGCAGGGACTTGACCCGGTCCTCACGGCCGTCCAGGGCCTTGTTCAGCTCCACCGTGATGGTCTTGAGCTGAGCGACCCCGCCGCCGTTGAGCAGCGCCGACAGGGCCGACAGCACTTCCTCGATCTCCGGGTTGCGTCCGCTGCGGGACAGCGGGATCTTCGCGCCGTCGGTGAGCGTGCCCACCGGTTCGGTGTCCGTCGGCGCCGACAGCGCGACGTACTTCTCACCGAGCATGCTGGTCTGCCGCAGGCCGGCGATCGCGTTGCCGGGGAGCTTCACCGAATCGTCGACGCGCAGCCGAACCCGTGCGTGCCAGCCGTCCAGTTCCACCTTCTCGACGGCGCCGACGGTGACGTTGTTGACCTTCACCGTGGACTGCGGGACGAGGTCGAGGACGTCGCGGAACTCGACCGTGACCCGGTAGCTGTTGCCGTCGGCTGCGGCGCCGCCCGGCAGGGGGACGTCGTACAGCCCGTTGAACTCGCAGCCGGTGAGCAGCAGGGAACCGGCGGACGCCCACAGGGCCGCCTTCTGCGGAGCTCTGACAGCTCTCATGTACGGGCCTCCAGGATTCCGCCGAGCGTCTTGTCCGTCGAACCGGCCGAACCCGCCGAACCGTTTGAACCCGTCGGGACCGCCCCGGTGACCGCGTCGGCCTCCGGCAGCTCGGGCAGCGAGTCGAACAGCTTCTTCAGGTCACGGCAGTCGGCCGTCTTCCCGGCCGTCTCCCCCGTCGTCTTCAGCAGCGAGCACAGCAGGGAGGCCGGGTCCTGGTGGAGCTGTTCGGCGTTGTTGCGGGTGTCGAGGGTGCCGGATTCGGGGTTGTAGGCGTTCTGGAGGTTGGACAGTCCGGCCGGCGCCACTTCGAGCAGCTCCTCAAGGGCCGCGCGCTGCGTGACCAGCACGCTGGTCACCTTGCTGAGACCCTTCACGTTCGCGGTCAGCGCCTTCTTGTTGTTCTTCACGAACTCCGTCACATCGGCGAGTGCGGCCGCCAGGTGCTTGATCGCCGCGGCGAGGTCCTTGCGCTCGCCGGCCAGCTGGTCGGCGACCTTGGCGAGGCTGTGGTTGAACCCCCGTACGCTCGAATCGTCGGCCGCCAGCACAGCCGTGAACTCCTGAAGGTTCTCCACCGTCCCGAACAGGTCCTTCCGGCCGCCGGACAGGGTGGTGACGGCCTGCGAGAGGTCCTCGACCGTCCGGTGCAGCTTCCCGCCCTGCCCCTGGAGGTTGTCGGCGCCGACCGCCAGGAGCCGGGACAGCGATCCGTCCTTGTTGGCACCCCGCGGGCCGAGCGCCTCCCCTGCCGTACGCAGGCTGTCGAAGACGCGGTCGAGCTCGACCGGCACGGCCGTGCGTCTCTCGGGGATGACGTCGTCGCTCTTCATCGCCGGGCCGGAGCGGTAGGCGGGGAGCAGCTGGAGGTAACGGTCGCTGACCACCGAGGAGTTGATGATCGCCGCCTTGGCGTCCGCCGGGACCTTGTACTCGGCGGCGTACTCCAGCTCGACGCGCACCCGGCCGCCCTGCGGCGTGATCGTCTTGACCTCGCCGATCCGGACGCCGAGTACGCGGACGTCGGACCCCGGGTAGATGCCGACCGTACGGGGGAAGTACGCCGTCACCCGGACCACCGGCGACTCGGAGAAGTGGGCGAAGGCCATGACGGCGGTGACCACGAGCACGGTGGCGAGCGCGATGCGCCGTACGAGCCGCCGGTCGACCGTCTTGATCCTCATGGTTTTTATCTTCATCGTGACCCTCCGGTCCGTGGGGTCACCGGTGTGGGAACGACGAGGTTCTCGATGTAGCTGTCGAACCAGCGGCCGTTGCCGAGGGTGTTAGTGAAGACCCGGGTGTAGGGCGCCAGCAGCCTGACGCTGCGGTCTAGGGCGGCCTGGTTGCGCTCCAGCATCCGCACCACGGTGTTCAGGCGCGTCAGGGCGGGGCCGATCGCCTCGCGGTTGTCCTGGACCAGGCCCGACAGCTGCATGCTCAGCGCGACGGAGCTCTTGAGCAAGGCGTGGATGACCGCGCGCCGCCTGTGGATCTCCTCGAACAGCTTGTCACCGTCTTTGACCAGCTTGCTGAACTCTCCCTTCCGCTTGGCCAGCACACCCGTGACGCCGTTGGCGTGGTCGAGGAGTTCGCGCAGGGCCTGGTCGCGGGACGACACGGTCCGGGAGATCTTCGACAGCCCTTCGACGGAGGCTTTGACCTCGTCGGGCGCGTCCTCGAAGGTCGCGGAAAGGGTGTCCAGGGCGGTGGCCAATTGCTTCTTGTCGATCTTCTCGGTGGTGGTCGTCAGGTCGCTGAATGCCTCCACCACGTCGTACGCCGCGACCGTGCGGCTCAGCGGGATCTCGCTGCCCGGCTCCAGCAGCCCGGAGCCCTTCGGCTCCAGAGCGAGGTACTTCGCGCCCAGGATCGTCTTGACGCGGATGGACGCACCGGTCCGCGTCCCGAACTCCGGGTCTCCCTTCACCCGGAAGGTGACCTTGACGTGGCCGTCGTCCAGTCCGACGTCGTCGACCTTGCCGACCTTGACGCCGGCGATCCGTACCTCGTCGCCCGGCTTGAGCCCGCCGGCCTCGGAGAATGCCGCGCTGTACGTCTCGCCACTGCCGATCAGCGGCAGGTCCTGGACACGGAACGCGGTGGCGATCACCAGGGCGATCGTGGTGAGGCCGACGGCGCCGATCAGCACGGGGTTGCGTTCACGGAAGGGAATCAACGGCCGCACCTCGCTCGCGCGACATGGAGTTCCGGCGTAAGGACTTCCGCGGTCTTCGGCAGCACGATCCGGCCGTCGAAGTCGCAGAGGTAGAAGTTGAACCAGGAGCCGTACGAAGCGGTGCCGGTCAGCTTGTTGAGCTTCTTCGGCAGCCGCTGGAGCACGCCCTCCACCGTCTTCTCGTGGTCGTTCAGCGTTCCGGTGAGCTCGGAGAGCTCCGCGATGTCGGTCTTCAGCGGCGGGCGGGCGTCCTTGAGGAGGCCCGAAGTGGCCTCCGCGAGGCCGTTGATGCCGGCGAGCGACTCCCCGATGGGTTTACGGTCGGCCGACAGCCCGGAGATGACCCGTTGCAGCTGCGAGATGAGGTCGGAGAAGCGGGTGCTGCGCCGGTCCACCGTCTTCAGCACGGTGTTGAGGTTGTCGATCACGGAGCCGATCAGCTTGTCGCGTTCGGCGAGCGTCGTGGTGAGCGAGGCGGT is part of the Streptomyces agglomeratus genome and encodes:
- a CDS encoding MCE family protein, with the protein product MITRMVRLQLLAFAIVTALGVSYVGVQYTGLVDRILDRGYTVRAEFADSGGIYSGAEVTYRGVPVGRVGELRLTGAGGVSVALDLKDSPSIPADSLAVVANRSAVGEQYVDLQPRSGNGPGLRDGSRIPRRNTRIPVPTTELILSLDRLVTSVDKQDLRITVDELGKAFAGTGPHLSRLVDSGNALIESASDSLPQTIALIEDSRKVLKTQADQGSSIKSFSRDLALLTGQLKSSDGDIRSLMTSGTTASRQVDELLKDNRTHLPVLLGNLISGGQVTAARLPGVEQVLVTFPVVVSGSYTVIPGDGTTHFGMVVNADDPPPCRQGYGTQRRDPSDTTDRPANTGARCTAPRGGDTSVRGAQNAPGADRASGRASHVAAYDPGTGTATGPDGTPVQIGSTGGAQSLFGKDSWQWLLVGPMA
- a CDS encoding MCE family protein; this translates as MIPFRERNPVLIGAVGLTTIALVIATAFRVQDLPLIGSGETYSAAFSEAGGLKPGDEVRIAGVKVGKVDDVGLDDGHVKVTFRVKGDPEFGTRTGASIRVKTILGAKYLALEPKGSGLLEPGSEIPLSRTVAAYDVVEAFSDLTTTTEKIDKKQLATALDTLSATFEDAPDEVKASVEGLSKISRTVSSRDQALRELLDHANGVTGVLAKRKGEFSKLVKDGDKLFEEIHRRRAVIHALLKSSVALSMQLSGLVQDNREAIGPALTRLNTVVRMLERNQAALDRSVRLLAPYTRVFTNTLGNGRWFDSYIENLVVPTPVTPRTGGSR
- a CDS encoding MCE family protein, whose amino-acid sequence is MRAVRAPQKAALWASAGSLLLTGCEFNGLYDVPLPGGAAADGNSYRVTVEFRDVLDLVPQSTVKVNNVTVGAVEKVELDGWHARVRLRVDDSVKLPGNAIAGLRQTSMLGEKYVALSAPTDTEPVGTLTDGAKIPLSRSGRNPEIEEVLSALSALLNGGGVAQLKTITVELNKALDGREDRVKSLLTELNTFVGGLDKQKKEIVRALEGIDKLSKTLAKEKKTIGRAITTMPPALKVLADQRTKLTRMLTSLSKLGRTGTQVINASRDDTIANLRRLQPILQQLNKAGADLPNALELLTTYPFPRNVVDAIQGDYVNLKVTADLDLASMYGNLADDSKKPGSPVKPELPGVPTPDLPDVPRLPDTPRLPDAPDLPDTPSAPPVPPAPSGRPPGPGGGDLGCLPLCTGTHASYAVNAGGGFPRGVDAALAELLMKGMMP
- a CDS encoding MCE family protein, with the translated sequence MRIKTVDRRLVRRIALATVLVVTAVMAFAHFSESPVVRVTAYFPRTVGIYPGSDVRVLGVRIGEVKTITPQGGRVRVELEYAAEYKVPADAKAAIINSSVVSDRYLQLLPAYRSGPAMKSDDVIPERRTAVPVELDRVFDSLRTAGEALGPRGANKDGSLSRLLAVGADNLQGQGGKLHRTVEDLSQAVTTLSGGRKDLFGTVENLQEFTAVLAADDSSVRGFNHSLAKVADQLAGERKDLAAAIKHLAAALADVTEFVKNNKKALTANVKGLSKVTSVLVTQRAALEELLEVAPAGLSNLQNAYNPESGTLDTRNNAEQLHQDPASLLCSLLKTTGETAGKTADCRDLKKLFDSLPELPEADAVTGAVPTGSNGSAGSAGSTDKTLGGILEART